The DNA segment GTAGTATTTCTTACGAACTTTCTAGAGATCATACGTTATcgaattttttttatgtagagATCAAAGTCGAATTACGCCTGGAGTATAGGTGAAAATGTAGAATGAATGATCAAAACAGCGCCTGGATATTGTCAGAAGGATCATAAAAGTCATCACGCCTGATATCGAAAAATGTATAGATCATAAGTGTCTTCTTAAACGCCTGGAGTCTCGAGGATGGAAGATTTTAGATCATAAGTGTATCGACGCCAACAACGTAGTAATGGGATTGTGCATTCATACTAAATCAGAACAATACATTTCCGCTAAGCCGAGgatgatgtagatattataaGTTTTTTCAGGTCTAATATAGATCGAATTTGGACAAGAATCATAAATAACCTGGAGTATCAGTAATAATAGAGATCAGCATTTGATTTACCTGGACTATCGATCTAATGTAGAGATCTACTCTGATGACACTGGAGTATAAGGAtttgtagagatcataagtggtCTGGAGTATCATTTCGATTTATTTCATCTGTGTCCTTTGACTTTATCGTTGGATTTCGTTTTAATATTGAACAAGCCAGTTTGTGTCTTAGAAGATTCATATTATCATGTCATAACACCTGGAGTTTCAGGATGGGGATTTTGTGATAAATCATCTAACGTGATCAGGAACGTTTTTAGGTTATTTGGACTTTGATTTTTAACGTTTACATTCTGGAGACTTCGAGGTCGGATGTACATAGATCATGTGATTTACACTTTAGTAAGACAATGGGGATTCTCTGGACGTTGTACATCTATAGGCCTATTTGGATTTCGTCTCGTTACTATTCAAACATACATCTATGGACTTTTTAtagccggtgtaacgttgaaaatggacccccgttgaaaactgacctcgggtcatttttcaacgttgaaaaatgaccccgaaaaccgttgaaaactgaactttcagCGCACTTTATTAAgtttttacaccgacccgttgaaaatagaccccgttgaaaagcgaccccataagaactcgtttttactcaacaacacaacacgacaccacaacaccacgaaaccacacagcatcacacagcacagcaacacaccaacaacacaacaacactacactacaaacacacaacacaacacaacaacacatcacatcacacaacaaaataacacaacatcatacaacaaaacatcaaacaacataacatcacacaacataacatcacacaacacaacaacgcatcacactaaacacaacatcacaaaaacacacaacacaagacagCATTACACAACAATACGACACataacatcacaacaaaacatcacacaacacacaacacaacaacaccacaaacacacaaccacgcaacaacaatacaacaacacctaacaacacaactttacacaaacacggaacaacaacacaaccacaaaacaacaaaacacaaccatacgcagaacacaatATAAGtgatccatacgcagatatataaaacatgcattcttgtattgcagggaataaatatatattaaaaattactgaatatttgacaaacgtaaaatcgtcgaaaacataatcataaaaaatcattaagaaacaaattaatactaTCCCATAATTATATAgtttgtaacactatccactggtactcggaagtgaacaccacataacaattcctttttatttactacgttacctcagtgtcatatagcaattcctcagtctgagaacaattaaattaacattatctacacggGCGAACAAAATAactatagaaaaaatgaaagttgtaaatgaggtatttgatacgatgataacaataccaaatttcaattcaaatcgatgtgattatgtaatttaaataccagcacagaagggtcgcttatattaggaatggcgataacagaattcgagaattatgtttgtgcagaaacatacggtggctgggagcggacatgaaacaaataaaattattgcgtgggaacgaaatattattgcgtgggaacgaaatattattgcgtgggaacgaaatattattgcgttcgaacgaaatattattgcgtgggaacgaaatattattgcgttcgaacgaaatattattgcgtgcgaacgaaatattattgcgttcgaacgtaatattattgcgttcgaacgaaataattatttcgtgggaacgaaataattattgcgtgggaacgaaatatcaaCGGTTTACCTTTGGCTATTTCAAATGTGGCAGTctgcaatttcatatcaatattctttgtaaTTGGTCATTTAATGTGGTTTTGTGTAAACCTTCTTAATAaggtatattttataaagtatattttgcttcgaaaccattaatttaaagtttattgcaTGTATTATTTGGATTTGTATTCTATTTCAGTATTTGCCCTTCAAtgatttgcattaaaattgtaGAGAAAGTCTGACAAGATACATAATCTTATTATGAGGGGAACTATATTATTACAATGAGGGAAAACAATAGTTAACATCTGATAAAATTACAATACTATTATTGTGAGGTCAAATAACACATCATTATATGGGTAAGGCCACAAAATAGTTATTGTATTAGGGAACACATTAGTTATTGTGATATCGGAAAAAGTTATCTTGTATAATTTGAGTTTCAATAACAATCAAATATTGTGTTCCCTACAATTAAATATTGTgtcatttacaatataaatattttccctGACAATAAAGCCATGTGTTTTGTTGATCACAATAAGATTTTTCCCTCACAAaaatattgtgttccctcacaataaatTGTGTCATGAACAATATCACAATAATTATGCTGTGGCTtaacaataattattgtttccctatacacaaacatgattattgtgtggcctcagCACATAATATTGTGTTCCCCTCACAGTTATTATTGTGTGGTATCATACATATTATTTGAGGGACtacaaacataaaaatatttacatgaggTTTGTTGGTAGTTTGACGGAACTAGTATTTTTCATGTGTTGCCCATAGCctttttaaaatagtttaataAGTATTGAACAAACAACTTATCGTTGTAAACATGacaattatattacataaaGTTTTCATACTTAACGTTGAAAACTATTGAAGAACCAAAATAATGCGTTAAAGTGTAAATAGACATTTCAAATGTTATAAACACAACAtcctattgttttatttacggATTAAAAAGTGTGTTAGGACCAATATATTATGTTCCCTCACATATCATGTCCATACAGattattatttgtataatttttttaattagtatcttttttgtatttattgttacGGTAAGTACGTGTACATTTGTACGTACGTATGCACAAACACTTATCTTGTAACGTATGTCATCGGCTTTACAATCGTTGTATCATGTACAACAAAAAACAACGGATTAGTATCTTGTACGCtacaattattattatcttgtacgtacaagtttatttacatgtaaaccACGTTCAATGTACATACATACTTACCGTTAAAGTTACATTGCAAATGCACAATTCGTTTGCACGCAGAACACAGATATAGTGATACTATTATCAGTATATGCAATATAGTGTCCCGTACGCCATACAAATAGGTACGTGTATTTCATTAGATGGATAAAGTATAATGTACAATGTTAAACAAGACTTtagtaaatttattttaaaattgaaggAACAACATCTTTTTTCACTCTACAAAGTGTGCCGTTTCATAAGTTGTACACTAAATATCAATCATCATTTATTACGTGGAACAATTGATTAACGTTGTCAATACAACCctgataattataattgttaataTTCGTTCAATAGTATTTCGTTTGAACAATAACAATTTCAGTTCCACGCAATCAAATATTAATCGTTAGGCACGACAATTAATTATTGTGTTCAATGGAACGCAACAAATATTTGTAGTGAACGCAATAATATGATGGGAGCGTTCCCAcgatcaaaaataaaattattgcgcaATCAAAATATTATGTGTTCCCACGaacaattttattgtttttcatgtAGGGGAAATGTATcatattgtttgaaaaaatatttttaagtgGGAACGAAACTAggatttaattattgaaatcaaCGAAATAACATTTGCGTTCATTGTGAACGAAAATTATTGGTGATAGTTTTCaatcaacaaaaacatttgATGTGGAACAAATAATGATAGGTttattatactttatatatctaATGAAATACACGTACCTATGATGGCGTACAGGGGAcactatacatgtctataattgtatctatcttgtacgtacagcatgtatatatatatagtatcttgtaACATATGAACAACTTAGTGtataaacttgtacgtacaagataataatttgtagGTACAAGATACTAGGTTGTACGTACATGATACAACGATGTACGTACAGACGTACAAGATAAGTGTTTGTGCATACGTACGTACAAATGTACACGatactgtaacaatagatactaaaAAGATACTAAGTtaaacgtacaagataataatctgtatggacatgataaaactatatattggtCCTAACACGCTGCCGTAAATAAAAGCATTATATGTGCTTTTATATTACTGTGTATTTGACTTTAATACATTATGCTtcaatatttccatttgaaTGTGTGCAATTGTGTTACAACGAAAGTTGTTTTGTATCAATACTTAGTcaactattttaaaaagtaaaacaatgaatttacaTACGGAAGCCGTCTGGCGCCACaccaaaaacatatttattgtgttccctcacaataatattgtgaggccacacaatacttgtgagggaacacaatcttattgtgaggccacacaataattattgtgagggaacacaataattattgtgaggccacacaataattattgtgaggggacacaatattattgtgagggaacacaatatgattgtgagggaacacaatcttattgtgagggaacacaatcttattgtgagggaacacaatcttattgtgaggccacacaatattattgtgagggaacacaatattattgttagGGAAACTCACAATTATATTGTGTTTCCTCACAATAactattgtgttccctcacaataactattgtgtggcctcacaataatgattgtgttccctcacaataatattgtgttccctcacaataactattgtgttccctcacaataatattgtgtggcctcataataagattgtgttccctcacaataatcattgtgtggcctcacaataacattgtgttccctcacaataattattgtgtggcctcacaataacattgtgagggaacacaataaatatatattttgatgtggCGCCAGACGGCTTCCGTATTTACATGACTTTCTCtacaattttaatgcaaatcaTTGAAGGCAAATGCTGAAATAGAATACAAATCCAAATAATACATGcaaaaaactttaaattaatggtttcgaagcaaaatatactttataaaatatacctTATTAAGATTACACAAAACCACATTAAATGACCAAttacaaagaatattgatatgaaattgcagACTGCCACATTTGAAATAGCCAAAGGTAAACCGttgatatttcgttcccacgcaataattatttcgttcccacgaaataattatttcgttcgcacgcagtaatatttcgttcgcgcgcaataatatttcgttcgcacgcaataatatttcgttcgaacgcaatagtatttcgttcccacgcaataatatttcgttcgaacgcaatagtatttcgttcccacgcaataatatttcgttcccacgcaataatatttcgttcccacgcaataattttatttatttcatgtccgctcccagccaccgtatgtttctgcacaaacataattctcgaattctgttatcgccattcctaatataagcgacccttctgtgctggtatttaaattacataatcacatcgatttgaattgaaatttggtattgttatcatcgtatcaaatacctcatttacaactttcattttttctatagtTATTTTGTTCGCccgtgtagataatgttaatttaattgttctcagaCTGAGGAATTGCTATATGACACTAAGGtaacgtagtaaataaaaaggaatcgttatgtggtgttcacttccgagtaccagtggatagtgttacaaactataattatgggatattattaatttgtttcttaatgattttttatgattatgttttcgacgattttacgtttgtcaaatattcagtaatttttaatatatatttattccctgcaatacaagaatgcatgttttatatatctgcgtatggatcaCTTATattgtgttctgcgtatggttgtgttttgttgttttgtggttgtgttgttgttccgtgtttgtgtaaagttgtgttgttaggtgttgttgtattgttgttgcgtggttgtgtgttgtggtgttgttgtgttgtgtgttgtgtgatgttttgttgtgatgttatGTCGTATTGTTGTGTAATGctgtcttgtgttgtgtgttttgtgatgttgtgtttagtgtgatgcgttgttgtgttgtgtgatgttatgttgtgtgatgttatgttgtttgatgttttgttgtatgatgttgtgttattttgttgtgtgatgtgatgtgttgttgtgttgtgttgtgttgtgtagtgttgttgtgttgttggtgtgttgctgtgctgtgtgatgctgtgtggtttcgtggtgttgtggtgtcgtgttgtgttgttgagtaaaaacgagttcttatggggtcgcttttcaacggggtctattttcaacgggtcggtgtaaaaacTTAATAAAGTGCGctgaaagttcagttttcaacggttttcggggtcatttttcaacgttgaaaaatgacccgaggtcagttttcaacgggggtccattttcaacgttacaccggctaTAAAAAGTCCATAGATGTATGTTTGAATAGTAACGACGAAATCCAAATAGGCCTATAGATGTACAACGTCCAGAaatgagattgcagccgaagcctcgctcatgcatatCATATCTCAGATCCATGTGGTTGTACAATCAGGGGCGTAGCTTGCTCTTTAAAAAAAAGCCCGGGCTTGCACATAAAAAATCCTAGTATGGGTTACTCATTGtcttgtaaagttaaaacatcTATGTAGATCCGTCAAAGTCttgaatgtaaattaaaatcaaagtaaaataacCTAAACGTTTACGtagatgatttatctaaaattaataGTACTGAAATATACGTTATGCGTTAATATGAATCTTCTAAGACACAAGATGGCTTGTTCAATATTAAAACGAAAGACACGCAAAGTCAAAGGACGACAGATGAAATATCGAAAAGTGACACCTCGCaaattatagtgacacagagtagattctacttagatagtccgctaaaacctgcttatattattaggctttttatttattttttgccaaatttaaagtctatatattagaccaaaaaaaaacttataatataggcaggcttaGCGGAAAAGATTCTATTTAGTAAATGCACAATCTACTATTACATACTCTTGTTGGAGcgatacattgtatagagaatTAAAACTTCCCGTCAAGAAAGACTTTAAGAAgacaaaatactattttttcaatCAGTGCGACTTTTATGCCTTACAATATGAGGcgctgtttttatattcattcattttttcacatatatgtataattcgatttttacacataaaaaaattCGATAACGTAAGAAAGTTCCGTCAATCTATCATCAAATCCCATTAGAGTCACTCAAGATACATGCAGGACTTATCATGAGATTTTCATATACTTTTTAAGTACTAAACATTAACACATAATTATCAGGTACAGGTAGAAAACAGTCCTATATacctttgattttaataaatatagtttagcaataccaagcattatcaaatatcattttcggTGCTAAACATTTCCTTAAAACGATTTTCCGTCGGGGGGCTTCGCCTCCCTGAACCCCCAAACCAGGGCGCTGCCCTGGACCCGGACCCGCtggggggcctaggcggcccccagacccctcgcctgggcttgcacatgtaaaagactctaGCTACGCCCCTGACAATCTAAAACGGTTTAGTTGGGACATACTACGATTGTTTGAACCGTAGTCAAATTTTCCTACTATACGGAAACATGTGGACCATTAAATAATACCACGAATGGTACAGgcgtaacgttgaaaatggaccccgttgaaaactgatcTCGgatcatttttcaacgttgaaaaataaCTCCAAATGCCGTTGAAAACTTAACTTTTTAAAAGTGCACTTTTCACACATAAGAACTCGTTTATCATTACGTAACCCAACGCTACAGACAAGATCTCGACAAACAATTTCCCAATGACTCGATTTAACAttggaaaaaagaaaaaagaaaaatgaatgtcaaaattcaagatcATTATTTTCAATGGTCAATATTCGTTTAGTACATTTTCATCGATTTTGTTACGATAGTATGAAGCCAAAAAGTGGAGAAATGCTCAAActaaacattacatatttatctaGACATCGATTGACTGACATTAACATTGTCAAGATGTTTTAACGTCGCAAAGTAAAcatccagaaaaaaaatcaaaagacaAAATGTATTGCTTAACGTTCTTAAAATGTAACTTGCATGTCCAACCTTAACGAAAAtagaacatgtatttataaattatggttataaaaagataagaaaaaaaaaccccgGTAAAAATCtactacaattgtatatatgtatatagtactacatgtatgatacacagggatctgagaattagaaataaaacaaaattagaaATGAGAAATataaacgataaaaatcatactctacatgctACTATATAGTaccatacatgtagatatttcaTAACTAAAGTTATTACCCTTTGCAATTACATAAGTATTAGACTGTGAACATGAAACCTTGGGTAAATATTCATTGAAGATAATGAAACTATCAAACCAGATTGGAATTATTTGACAGAAAgttggagttattgccctttgtaaaATCATAGTCTCTAAAAAGTTCACCCGTTatgacattaaaatttgtatatgtcaggtgactgttaggccccatgggcctcttgttgaagtGGAGTTCAGTTACAAATTTGGATTACCACTTTGCCTAATGTGAGTGATACTTGTCAGTTGTCATACTGTTTGTAAGATGTTGTATATTGAggtttggtcctttgatatgtttgtgaAGTGGGGTCCAGGTAGAATAATTTCTGTGTTCCTATACATGATTATACAATTTTTACACTCATTACCTTGAGTGTTGTATGTGTAGTGGTCTATGCATACAATTACTAAACTGGTTGGACTGCCTACAGCGAAAATTCACCAACAAGTTGTTATACCAAATATCATTCTGATAGACCCATACATCACGTGTTGATTATATCCCCAAAATCTGGGATTTCAAAGTAATATTCATACTTCATATAGCTtaattgtatgatatataaaGGTTTTAGCTTTATATGAACCAGAATCAAAGACAACATCTTATTCAAAACGTAATCTGTTGAGGTCTTaggtctagtttcattttaggCAGTCTCTAATGCCAGAATCAAGTTCAATGAGATTGCATCATCAATATGGTGGTACCTCTTGGGGTGAAACTGGTGTTGCAGCAATGCCATGATGTCTGAGAAATGATGTATATTTCAGTtactgcatcctcgatactccaggcgtcctgatcacttatgatctctacatccccatcctcgatactccaggcgtcctgatcacttatgatctctacatccccatcctcgatactccaggcgttctgatcacttatgatctctacatccccgtcctcgatactccaggcgtcctgatcacttatgatctctacatccccatcctcgatactccaggcgttctgatcacttatgatctctacatccccatcctcgatactccaggtgtcctgatcacttatgatctctacatccccatcctcgatactccaggcgttctgatcacttatgatctcagATCCCCatgtcctcgatactccaggcgtcctgatcacttatgatctctacatccccatcctcgatactccaggcgttctgattcacttatgatctctacatccccgtcctcgatactccaggcgtcctgatcacttatgatctctacatccccatcctcgatactccaggtgtcctgatcacttatgatctctacatccccgtcctcgatactccaggtgtcctgatcacttatgatctctacatccccatcctcgatactccaggtgtcctgatcacttatgatctctacatccccatcctcgatactccaggtgtcctgatcacttatgatctctacatccccgtcctcgatactccaggcgtcctgatcacttatgatctctacatccccatcctcgatactccaggtgtcctgatcacttatgatctctacatccccgtcctcgatactccaggtgtcctgatcacttatgatctctacatccccgtcctcgatactccaggtgtcctgatcacttatgatctctacatccccatcctcgatactccaggcgttctgatcacttatgatctcttcatcccatcctcgatactccaggtgtcctgatcacttatgatctctacatccccgtcctcgatactccaggcgttctgatcacgtatgatctctacatccccatcctcgatactccaggcgtcctgatcacttatgatctctacatccccatcctcgatactccaggtgtcCTGATCAcgtatgatctctacatccccatcctcgatactccaggtgtcCTGATCAcgtatgatctctacatccccgtcctcgatactccaggtgtcCTGATCAcgtatgatctctacatccccatcctcgatactccaggcgtcctgatcacttatgatctctacatccccatcctcgatactccaggcgttctgatcacttatgatcttcagatccccatcctcgatactccaggcgtcctgatcacttatgatctctacatccccatcctcgatactccaggcgttctgatcacttatgatctctacatccccatcctcgatactccaggcgtcctgatcacttatgatctctacatccccatcctcgatactccagacgttctgatcacttatgatctcttcatccccatcctcgataccccagacgttctgatcacttatgatctctacatccccatcctcgatactccaggcgttctgatcacttatgatctctacatccccatcctcgatactccaggcgttctgatcacttatgatctctacatccccatcctcgatactccaggcgttctgatcatttatgatctctacatcacCATCCCatccctcgatactccaggcatTCTGATCACtaatgatctctacatccccatcctcgatactccaggcgtcctgatcactaatgatctctacatccccatcctcgatactccaggcattctgatcacttatgatctctacatccccatcctcgatactccaggcattctgatcacttatgatctctacatccccatcctcgatactccaggtgtcctgatcacttatgatctctacatccccatcctcgatactccaggcattctgatcacttatgatctctacatccccatcctcgatactccaggcgtcctgatcacttatgatctctacatccccatcctcgatactccaggcgtcctgatcacttatgatctctacatccccatcctcgatactccaggcgttctgatcacttatgatctctacatccccatcctcgatactccaggcgttctgatcacttatgatctctacatccccatcctcgatactccaggcgttctgaTCACTAATGATCTCTAcaatccccatcctcgatactccaggcgttctgatcactaatgatctctacatccccatcctcgatactccaggcgtcctgatcacttatgatc comes from the Argopecten irradians isolate NY unplaced genomic scaffold, Ai_NY scaffold_1148, whole genome shotgun sequence genome and includes:
- the LOC138313990 gene encoding fibrinogen-binding protein-like, with product MGIVEIISDQNAWSIEDGDDGDVEIISDQDAWSIEDGDVEIISDQNAWSIEGWDGDVEIINDQNAWSIEDGDDGDVEIISDQDAWSIEDGDVEIIRDQDTWSIEDGDVEIIRDQDTWSIEDGDVEIIRDQDTWSIEDGDVEIISDQDAWSIEDGD